AGAGGATCAAGGAAATAGGTGCAGGAATGTAGTAGTCAAAAAACAGATAATTCAAGTGAAGGGTACAGGCTCATGATGCTTAGCTGCcctcttcttttatttcctaaaaagCATTATGAAGTGGCTTAATCATCTAAGATTCAAATAGTATAGATATTTGAATGTGAGCAGGGAGTTGGAGTAAGAGGGCCTGATTAACAGTGATGAAGCTACCTTGGTTTAAGAGAATAGTCTGATCAGGCACTGAGAGGAGACTTCAAATTAGGAAGGTAATCACATTGCTCTTGTTAAGGTTTAAACTGCTTTGAATTCCATTTCTTTCTACACCTTGCTCCATCAATTACCTCCTCTCTTCTGTGTCTTCAACTTACTGCCCTCCCAAAAACAAACAGACATGCTCAAATGTACCCATTTGTTACCTGGGATAAAGTTTCTTCCCTTCATACTTGGTTCCCCTTTCTTTCCTCGTCCtttcatgcttttatttaaaagaggATTCTAAATTCATTTGAActacttttttccatttcttcgaCTTTCAGCAATCTGATAACACCATTGCTAAAATACTTTGCTCATCCTTGACCTTTCTACATTAAACATTTTAGAACTTGAACTCTGTCCCTTGGATTTTGTGAAAATCTTTCATGATTTTGTCTTTCTGACCACACCTTTCCATCTCCATTACCTGATACCCTACCTGCCACTTCAGGGATGGTACTCTGGATTCCATCCTTAGCTCCCCAGCTTTTCTCAGCCCAGACAGCTTATATGTCTGTAGATACCATaaactaaatatttgttggaatGACCACTGAATATgaagtgtaaagaaaaaaaataagaagtgacCAATTACATTACTTCCTACTCCAGGGATTTCTAGAACAGTGGCTTTCAGACTTCATTCCTGGAGGCTCCAGATTTCTATAAGGTGCAAAGTGAAAACTAGCATAACCACTCCTATAGCTAACCGTTTTTTCTTCACCCAGGGCAGCTAGATTTGTATGTTTTGTCAGAATTTATAgttgaaagggggaaaaaaggttcTGTTGAATATAGAAAAGTTCAGAGGCAATTGATGTAGAAAAGGAGTTCTTGTCACCTTTTTGTTTGAGGCAACAAACAGGATTTCCAGTCATCTGCTTGGCAGAAATTAATACTAAACTTTTGTGGTAGAGAGCAGAGGATGAAGAGTCAGGcacattggcacacacctgtaatcctagtgacttaagaggctgaggcaggaggattgcaagtttaagatcaacctcaaaaacttagtgaggtcctaaggacttagtgagatcctgtctcaaaataaaaaaagggttgggggtgtgtctcagtggttaaatgcccctgggtttaatccctggtacccaaaaaattaaatgagagctGAAGACTTGTCCTTGAAGGAAATAAGCCATATCCCTATCCTTAGTTCTGGGCCTCTTGGGCATGAATCACAGTATGGAAAAGGCTGGAATAAGAGAGACTTTTTTCAGTGATGACTTAAAAAATCTTCAACCTTCTAACTACAGAACTGCTTTAACTTCACTCTAATTCTAGTTTGTGTTTTCCAGGTACAGTCCTTGCCCGCTGCCTGGTTTTTCCTCTCATCGTGAAGGGCCAGCGAGAGGCAGCCAAGATTCACAACCACTTGCCAGAGATCCAGAAGTTTTCCACTCGAATCAGAGAAGCCAAGTTGGCAGGAGACCATGTTGAGTGTGAGTCAGTTGCAGTATGAGTGTGAAAGAGGACATTTGCAGACATTATCCTGGAGGAAAGAGACAACCTAAACCAGAAATTTCAACAGTTGGGCAAATTCTAAAGATTTAGCTATTTCTTGGCCCTAACACTATCAGGGACTGTCCAAGATCAGTTAGAAATTTCATGGGACAGTTGTCCACCCTCGCTGAAATAACTCGACCATTAATTTTGCTTCACCTCCCAGTTTACAGGGCTTCCTCAGAAATGACACTTTACCAGAAAAGGCACGATATTAAATTCTTTAAACCTCTCATTCTACCTCTGACTCAGGTGAGCAAAAATGTTTCCCTTCTTATTTCATCAAATGGCCTCCTCTATGTTTTCCATGCCCGAGACCACAAAAGCAGGTGGTGGTGATATACATGGCTTTCAGTGATGGGTTATTGAAAATGTCCCCTCTATTCTGTGTAATAGGCACCAGTCTTCATCTCCTTCTTCATTGCCTTGAGAGAGATGGCCAACCTTCCTGTGCCCAGTATGCAGACAGGTGGCCTCTGGTGGTTCCAAGATCTCACTGTATCTGATCCCATCTATGTGTTACCACTGGTAGTCACTGCTACAATGTGGGGTGTCCTGGAGGTAAGCCCCGGTTAGCCAACTACCAGGCCTGCAACATAAATGGGAGTAGGGGGTAGAGTGGCTATGTATTTCCCTGGAGAAATAGTCAGTGGGTAAGACCAGATTATTAACGTATGTTCAATACTCCTTTCCTCTGCTCCcctgtttcgttttgttttgttttgttttgttttgtttttggcagctAGGTGCTGACACAGGTGTACAAAGTTCTGACCTTCAGTGGATGAGAAATGTTATCAGAGTGATGCCCCTGGCAGTCTTGCCCATAACCATCCACTTCCCCTCGGTATGTAATAGCTTTGGAAATGGCTCCAAGTCCTCCTATCTAGCCCAGCCACCAGGGATGCAGCTGTGAGGACCTTCTCTTGTTCTCTTCACTTAGGCAGTGTTCATGTACTGGCTCTCCTCCAATATGTTTTCCCTGTGCCAAGTGGCCTGCCTCCGGATTCCAGCTGTACGTACTATACTTAAAATACCCCAGCGTGTTGTGCATGACCCTGACAAATTACCTCCACGAGAAGGCTTCATAAAGAGCTTCAAACAAGGTAAAGGCATGACAGGGGAAAGTGGTCTGAAAAATGGGGATGGGACTGACAGTTGAGCTTCTCCTTACCCAGGCTGGAAAAATGCTGAAATTGCACATCAGCTCCGCGAGCGTGAACGACGCATGCAGAACCACTTAGATCTAGCAGCCAGAGGTAAAATAATCATTTCAGGCTAAattctgtctttcatttcttcttttcctttgctcactgagattttttttctcttcctccagggCCCTTACGGCAGACCTTTACCCACAACCCTCTGCTACAGCATGAAAAGAATTGCCCTCCCAAAACCCCCGTCAGTGGCAACACCAGTGAACCAAAGTCAAAGCAACCCTGGCGTGACACACTTGGCTGACTTGTGTTCCCTGCTCATTCTGGCGGGAACTCTATCTCCTCAAAGGCTCAATACTGAAGACAGACTTGATGCCATGCCCTTGCCCCAGACCTAGGAACTGTGGGACATGGAgatgttcattcattttaaaaactgaatccACTGCAGACTCTTATTCCTGCATATAAAAGAGCACAGGGGAGCCAAGCAATCTTCCTATCCACAGGATTAGGAAACCTCTGTACTACATGCTGCTTCCTGATACTTATTAAACAAAGAAATGGTTTGTGTACTTCAGAGAAATGAATAGGTTGGGTCAAGATTGCTTTTGATAGCCCATACTCTTGGGAAGTGTCTGACTGTTTTAACCTGGCATTAAGAGCTTACACCTCTACCCCATATGTGTGTTTCATCCACATTTGCATTGTGGTCATAGAGAAATGACTGATAAGATTGTATCTGAAAACAGTAACCACATTTCTTGACCCTAAGAACCTATACAATTTCCATCAAGAAATAGGTTACTCAAGATTTTTActgaaaattaagaatgaaaggTGATACTTTTATGCAATTACTTAACATCTTGCTACAGCAGTTCCCTTGTCTGTCTTTGTATAGAGGTTGTTTTTATCAGCTTTCAATAGCTGGCTTGAGAGACAAGAAACTTTGGTCTATTTTTAGGTTAAAGGGAACTGTCCCAAAGATACTATATAAAATGAAGCCACTCAAACTCGTAGGAACATAACCCTTTTATTATTGTTCAGCACCTGTGACAGTTTCATGCCTTTCTAAAGGAGATACAGTTGAAGCATTGTTGGCCCctttaaaggaaaagaggaataGGTAGTCACACCCAGAGGTGCTCCTAGAACAACAAAGCCCACAAGTGCCACACCCCACCACAGTCTGCCTTACCATCCTTTTACAAAATCTGAAACAATATGTAGCAAAACAAATAAGTTACTTTTCATCTCTAAAAAGCAAGTTCAAAGGTTGAAGCTGCCTAAACCAGGCTCCTGGATGACACCTCCAAAGTGAGCTCTACTTTTCAGCTACCTTGGCTCCAGCCCCTGCTTTCCACATCTCAGGATTCCAGATGGTATTAGTTAGATTTGGGATCTTGTTGCTTGGGTATTTCTCCATCTTCCAAATCCATTTCTGCAACAACTGACATACACAGGACCTGAAGGTACCACGTGGCAGATGCTACAAAGAGAAATTTGAGTTGAAAGTGGGAAGAGGTCAACTTGGCTAAGTTCATGTGGCACTGAATGGGACTGGGCCTGAAGAGGGTGATTCAGTTAAGCTATATGGTTAATAACAGGAAGGGACTATGGTGAAGGTGACTTGGGAATCTAGATTTGGAAAGGAGGCAAAAACCTGGCTGTAAAGTAGCTGAGCTGACCTGAGGACCCAAAGCTTACCTAAAGTCCTTCGGAGGCAAAGAGGTCGTTTGTCTTTTGGCACTCTGATGATGAGAAAGTAAAAAGGCAAGCCTGAAAGGGCAATGCCAATGCCGATGAGGGAGTTGACAGTATCACTGTAAAGTGGAACAGCCACCAGGAAGATGGTGCACAGGCAGAAGACAATGGGGAAGAAAAGGCTGAGCTAAGGACACAGAGGAAACAACTAGGAGTTAGCTCAGGATACTTGACAACCATTATAACCCCACTTCCCATAAAGACCAAAGCCctaaagggttagggatatagctcagtagtggagcacttgcccagcatgcccaAGACACTGAGTTCAGTCTGCAGCACTGCACAGAGCACTAAGTCTTTCCATCATCTCAATACAAAATTACATCAAGGCAAAGGTTTCTGAGTGAACAGTCCAGCAAGAATCCCctttgctgggtatggtggcacatgcctataatcccagcaacttgagaggctgcaGCAGAatgatagcaagtttgaggccagcctcagcaacttagaccctaaatcaaaaaaaaaaaaaaaaaaaaggctggggatgtggctcaatggttaagtgtccatGGGTTTagtcccagtttaaaaaaaatctgggtatggtggtgcacacaacttggaagtctgaggcaggtggatcacaagttggaggccagcctgggaaatacAACAAGatcctcaggaatttagcaagaccctgtctcaaaataaaaaaaggactagagttatatctcagtggtaaagagcccctgagttcaatccccagtaccaaaaaagaaaagaaaaaaatgctcccAATAGAGCAGAGGTAGGATGGAGGCAAGTTACCTTGAGGGGACGAGGTCGATCAGGCTCCTTCCAGCGTAAATAGAGCTGACCCACAATAGAAAGTCCCACAAAGAACCAGTAACTGAAGCTGTAGTAGTTAATAAGCTTGAAGATGTCCTCCACACACAAGTAGATCAATGCCATGATACCCTGTAGGCACAAGCCCAAGACAGCTCTAGGGGCCCTTGTCATTCAAGGTGCTTCTTATTCCCCTTGATCATCCACAAACCCACCTCCATCTGTTGGCTGTCTTCTCACCCGTTTAAGACTCTAATTTTGTCTTTCACTCCTTTTCTATCAGAAGTTAATAGCCTCAATTGgattttcagttctttcttcaaGCCTCTGCCATATTAAGCctctttaaaacacaaaacaatccCTCACGTCTTCCACAAGGCCCTCTCCATAATGACTCCAACCTTCATTTCCAGCTCTCCTACTATTCAACTCCATACTGCTTAACTGCAGGACTTTCTGATGCTATTTCTCTTAGAAAGCCCATCTCTACCTTTTGCAATGCTGACCTTCAAAATCTATTTCAAATACACTTCCTCCATGTAGTCTTTTCAGTTACCCTCCTCCCAAATATAAGGGACCATTTCCTCTCTTAAACACTACCTATCTGTCATGGCAGTTAATCATTAAAATGTACCCCTTGAACTTTATGCCTTATCTAAGACTGGAGGTGGTTACCATTGCTAAGAGAAGTTAGATTCTCAGGAATCACTGCAGCAGTTGGCACAGACTTGCCCATGATGGGAGTCCATCATTCCATCAATATTTTTTCTGTCAGAATTCTCTTTAGGACTTTCAGGGAGCTACAATAGTCATATCTACTGCTACCAAAACTTCTTGCACAATCtggctttccatcttcttagaGCACTTACATTGAAAAGCAGAGAAGACACTGGCGTGAACCGCTCAACATGAATCATGCAGATGGCATCAGGGAGATGGCCTTCTCTTGAGCCCACAAAGAAAAGTCTATTTAGGTAAGACAAAAGTGTAAAAAAATTGTGGGGCAGAGGGGAACAGCCTGGTTGCACCTGTCACTGCCCTCCCTTTCTGCTACCCCTTCAAATGGTTCAAATAATCCAGAATGGAGTTCAGGGTTGAGATTAATGAGAAGTTAAAGGCTGCTGATGGAAATAAGAAGAAAGGTTAGGGAACACAGAAGGTAAAAGTCCAGGTCCTGTAAGTCGTACAATTCCTTGACATCACTCTTCATAATACCATCCCTGCTAGCAAAAGATGCCACTCTTACCTAGAAGCAGCCACAATGGAGGCATTGAGGCCACCAAAACAGGATAAGGCAACTGCAAATGGGATTGTCCAGTTAAATATTCCAAAAATCTGGTCTGCAAAAGTCTAagggaaaggaacagaaaatagtTATTAGTAGGACCTAAAAGGAATGAAAGGCATCAATAGGCATGCTCCCAGGAATCCAACCCTTCTTCCACAATAACAGTAACAGTTCCTTCTTGCAAGCCCAGTATTCCAAATGTACTCATTTCAAAGCTCTCTACCTCCTTTCTAGACTGGGAAGAGCTGGGATATACCCAAAAGTCCACAATACACCCTAAACCTACTAGTAAAAATCCTTTACCACAGCAACAGCATCACTGGCCAAGATGTCCTTCATGTCTAGCACGGTGTAATAGGCCACATTGGTCAAGATGTAGATGATGGTGACAAGAGGCATGGAAATGCCAATGGAGAGGGGCAGATTCCTAcagttaaacaaaataaagtatacaTCAGTCCTACAGTTGCATCCTTATCTCTTAATCCTAGACTCTCCCTACCATACCCATCTTGCCAGAGATGGAGACTCCTGCTACATTTCCCCACTGCCTTGGTATTTGAGGTTGCCTAGAGTACTGGTTAAAGCTCTGAAATTGTAAGAACAAAGAATAAGTTGTGTGCAgtagtacacatctgtaatcttagctactcaggaggctaaggcaggaggatcaaaagtttgaggtcagcctagacaacttaatgagaccctatctcaaaagaaaatgttttaaaaggggtgaggatgtagctccatggtagaggacttgcctagcatatatgaggccctgggttcaatccacagtactagaagggagggagggagagaggaagaaaggaaaggagttgG
The Sciurus carolinensis chromosome 2, mSciCar1.2, whole genome shotgun sequence DNA segment above includes these coding regions:
- the Oxa1l gene encoding mitochondrial inner membrane protein OXA1L, which produces MALGLMCGRRELVCLLRLQRQFHSVLGSSQWPRKPLTEGLQVPGHPDCKQLRYVLVTTYSSRCLSTSAISFAEAQVQAPPIVPATPSPTAVPEVASGGTTDVIQAVAEQSFTELGLGSYTPVGLIQNLLEFMHVNLGLPWWGAIAACTVLARCLVFPLIVKGQREAAKIHNHLPEIQKFSTRIREAKLAGDHVEFYRASSEMTLYQKRHDIKFFKPLILPLTQAPVFISFFIALREMANLPVPSMQTGGLWWFQDLTVSDPIYVLPLVVTATMWGVLELGADTGVQSSDLQWMRNVIRVMPLAVLPITIHFPSAVFMYWLSSNMFSLCQVACLRIPAVRTILKIPQRVVHDPDKLPPREGFIKSFKQGWKNAEIAHQLRERERRMQNHLDLAARGPLRQTFTHNPLLQHEKNCPPKTPVSGNTSEPKSKQPWRDTLG